GTTCATATGAGAAAGATGAAGGAATGAGTGTCGAAGATGCCATTTCCATGTACTTGGACGGGTTTAGTGACGTGACAGAAGAGCCGGCGTCACCAGATTTTATAGAAGACAGCAAACTTAGATCGTTGAGTCCGCTACCCCCGGCGGAGTTTGTACTAGACGACGACCGTGCTCCCAGCACTGAACCGAATTTGCATTATATCAGCGATtttccaccaacaccacctaCGATTTCACAGTTGAACACACCAGACAATGATGTTTTGCGCAAACAATACTTTGAAGAAGCgcacgaagaagaaaatcCGCTAGACCCTCCTAATGGGCCTATAGCCACACTTCTGCAGCAAGCGCCAGCACCAAATCCCTCACAGTTGAACCCACAAGGTCAGAACTTGTTGGACAAGCAATTTCTAGGAGAGGGCCGTCCATATGAGAATTCGGTGGATGAATCTTTACATGAGTCTCTAGATGAGCCTATAAACGACCATTTGGACAAGCCTCCCGAAAAACCTCTTGAGCCGACCTCTCCAACTCAACCGCCTCCCACACCTCACTCCGTTGAAACCAAGGTCGAGCTCCCAGGAATTGTGCCTCCGCCATTGGCCATCGCCACGGAGACGAGAGACTGCTATGGGTTTCGGAAAGCCACAAGTTACGTTACTATCCAGCAGTACGAGGCCTGGAGCGCTTCGTACGCCGACTTCGCTGCTAATCGCCGAGTAAAATGGGCTGAGCTATTTCGCGAAAACGGGCTACCACCTACCAACCCGACGACCTTTCCACCAAAGTCGCCCAAGGTAAAACGTTTCGTAAGGAAAGGAATCCCTCCCGAGCTTCGAGGCGCGGCGTGGTTCTGGTACGCTGGAGGCTTCGAGCAGCTTAACCGAAATCCGGGGTTGTATGACCAGCTCGTCCAACAAGCGATGGAATCTCCAAGCAACGACGACAAGGAGCACATCGAGCGTGATTTGCACCGAACTTTCCCTGACAATATTCATTTTAAACCGGAGCAAACTGGACAACCTGGCCTTGACGGTGGCAGCTCAGGGAGCTCTGTCACAGTTGAAACAGAAATGATTCGATCTCTGCGGCGGGTGCTCTATGCGTTTGCCCTTCATAACCCCCAGATTGGCTATACGCAGTCACTCAATTTTATCACCGGGCTATTTCTGCTTTTCCTGCCCGAGGAGAAGGCGTTTTGGATGCTACATATTGTCACATCGACATATCTTCCCAACACGCACGAAATCAGCCTTGAGGGCGCCAATGTAGATCTTTGGATTCTCATGGTTCTTCTGAAAGAGTCGTTACCGAATGTTTACAACAAAATTGCGGACACGGGAACCTCCAAAAGAAGCGCTCCGCTTTCGGTGAACTCACGACTTCCTGACATTACTCTCGGCCTAACAAACTGGCTAATGTCTGTCTTTATTGGCACGCTACCTCTCGAAACGATGTTGCGCGTGTGGGACGTGTTCTTCTACGAAGGATCTAAAACATTTTTCCGTGTCTCGATGTCGATATTTAAAGCTTGCGAGAAGGATATAATGGCCGTGTCGGACCCAATGGAAGTTTTCCAGGTGGTACAGACAGTGCCCAAGAAATTGCTGGATGCCAACGTTTTACTCGACGGAAGTTTCACAAGGCGGAACCGCGTTGGTCAAGGTCGCATCGAAGAACTGAGGGCAGCTCGACGGGCGGCAGTTCGGCAGGACAAGCTGCGAC
The nucleotide sequence above comes from Aspergillus puulaauensis MK2 DNA, chromosome 3, nearly complete sequence. Encoded proteins:
- a CDS encoding putative GTPase activating protein (Gyp3) (COG:U;~EggNog:ENOG410PFC7;~InterPro:IPR035969,IPR000195;~PFAM:PF00566): MVTGNGALRYPPQGPMGDQDFPARRRAPNPLHLDPLRANPPYPRPSTADGPRPPHSYYRSPPSPHPPRAPRKYPAYPHPPRVDSAPRAVSPVPHRPRPNDGSPIHRPTYRNPPYASPVTKHEWARRPPPEASFEGLPSQTTPSKPTDQPLSISTAKLHKKRSKPRLAQASNPHGLVLPRSPYNSRPSDPYGEDALRSSVNSAKTSRSSIEQASGTERSSVLTKSSSITDLSPDTPDGSYEKDEGMSVEDAISMYLDGFSDVTEEPASPDFIEDSKLRSLSPLPPAEFVLDDDRAPSTEPNLHYISDFPPTPPTISQLNTPDNDVLRKQYFEEAHEEENPLDPPNGPIATLLQQAPAPNPSQLNPQGQNLLDKQFLGEGRPYENSVDESLHESLDEPINDHLDKPPEKPLEPTSPTQPPPTPHSVETKVELPGIVPPPLAIATETRDCYGFRKATSYVTIQQYEAWSASYADFAANRRVKWAELFRENGLPPTNPTTFPPKSPKVKRFVRKGIPPELRGAAWFWYAGGFEQLNRNPGLYDQLVQQAMESPSNDDKEHIERDLHRTFPDNIHFKPEQTGQPGLDGGSSGSSVTVETEMIRSLRRVLYAFALHNPQIGYTQSLNFITGLFLLFLPEEKAFWMLHIVTSTYLPNTHEISLEGANVDLWILMVLLKESLPNVYNKIADTGTSKRSAPLSVNSRLPDITLGLTNWLMSVFIGTLPLETMLRVWDVFFYEGSKTFFRVSMSIFKACEKDIMAVSDPMEVFQVVQTVPKKLLDANVLLDGSFTRRNRVGQGRIEELRAARRAAVRQDKLRRSQAMTKGQLHAATDEWPTRSRTPIPGIERTFADSWRQMRNHAFR